A region of the Phaenicophaeus curvirostris isolate KB17595 chromosome 10, BPBGC_Pcur_1.0, whole genome shotgun sequence genome:
GCAGAACCGCACGTGAGGCTGGTGACTCAGCTGGGTGAGTTTGGCTCCTGGCGTGCTCTGACTGTCACAGGGCGCTCGAGCAGCCTTTCCCAACCTGTCCTAGCAGGTGAATGGCCTGACTGATTTTAGAAGCCCCGTGCTgttccctgcagagctgccgCAGTGACCTTCTCCGTCTAACGTTTGGATTTGCTGCGTGTTTGgcaggaaaatgtttccttctgaGGTTCGTGGGCTGAAGGCTGAGGAACGCTTCCAGCAGAGGAGCGCAGTTAGGCACAGCGCGCCAGGCAGAGTGAGGTTAGATGTATCTTCTGGAGAACATCAGGCTGCTCTAGGAGAAAGCAGGGAGAGCCAGCGAGCAGATATCGATCCAGTGTCCTGGGGAAGGGAAGACTATTCCAACAGCACTGTCCTCTGGTACGTAAGTGCTGTCTGACCATCCTGTTCCGCTTGAAGGTTCCACAGCTTTGCTAACACAGGCAGGAGAGCTGAGATTGCAGGATCACCTCACCTTAGTGCTCCAGTTTGGTTCTACAGTGAAACTACATCTCCCAGCAGGCAACTGGGATAACTGCCTTACGGAATGGTGAGCTCACTTCCCTTATAGCCATCTTGTCAACCTGTGCCAAACACTCTGTGGTGGTTTGGGAGCCAGGCCAAGCCTTAGAGACCTAACCCAGCAAACCATGGCTGCAAACGCAGGTACGATTCCTGGGGATTGTGGTTATCACAGAGGTAAAGCTGTTGGAATTCAGCTGTTGGAGCCAGTGTGGAGCCCCTTCcatgctgtgctgctttcaTGAAGGTCATGGTAAAGGCAGGAGAGCTTGCTAGAATCCACCTAAAAAATGATGAGAACGTTGCTAGGAATCTGTAGGAAATCGTGTTCCTTCCAGCTTTAGATTTGTCTTTAAATGTTTGTACAAAGACAGCATAGAAACGGGGTCATTTCTAATACTTTTTACACGTGAATGAAGCGTAGTTGGTGAACTctggggagaaaaggaagggtTAAAACACTGAAGGACTGGTTTTGTGCGGAGATGGAGTCCTGATCCCTGGTATATGGGGCCTGAGAGGGTCTTTCCCACTGTCAGCCCTGGCCTGGCCAGTTTTGGCAGCAAAAAACGAGCAGTTGGGCTCCCAGTTCCCATCTCCCCTGCTcctggggaaaagggaaatgagaggaaaaaggcttgtgggttggaaactaaaactacagctttaatgaaataatgataatgatgaaaataataagaaaataataaaaatatatacaaatctATGAACTCGCGCCCCCTTCCCTCAATGACTCCCTCCCCActggtgctgcagagcaggcaggagggaaagggtctgaggtgaggagggagctgggctcaggatctggattcaggaacacacagatctggGGTCAgggcaggcagacagacagatcCTCAGTGGACATCAGCCATCGGAGAAGAGAGCGAGATCCCCGTAATCCCTCAGTTTTAGCCCAGTTTGGGGGCCCCTctcctgtccgcccctccctgcaggtgcccccctttccccctttccctgcggcttccccagctccaggaTGTTCTGGGTTTCTGTAGGAATAAGTACAAGCACGggcctttctgcatcccagtgccccgtgCGATCGCTGCGAGAGacaaacactgtctgaaagacGCAGGTGACTCTCAGACAGGGAAGTTACTAGAGGAGACTGAGCTGAAGTCGGAAAATGATTCTCCTTtaactcaaaccacaacaccAATCAATCTGGCTGTTCTTattgcagaaaataaacagcaaaatcaCATTTCTCAGTGATGATGAGAGGTGAGATTGTGCAAGGATGCAAGATGCTGTGCTTTCATCTGGCTATGCAAGACTTGAGCACCAATGCTTTCCTGTCCAGTTTAGCTTGAAAAGGAGGTGTTTATATGGCATCACCATGATTCGGGAAGAGAATGCTGTTGTTCTGGGGTGAAAGGTGCTGCTTGCGGTTTTTGTTTCCTGGgatgggaagggccaggggagAAGATTGGTGTAATGGGTGTTACAAGGAGCAAGGGAGCTGTAAAGTCGTCCAGGAGTAAGATAAGGAGCGGGAATATGTGTGCAGAGGTGAAAAGCAGGGCTGAGTCTGCGCAGGAGGCACTGTGCTCCGCACAGGAGCGTCCAGCCTGCAGGCACTGCCTGGCACACAGCAGCTTTGGGATGTTGGTCACAGAGGAGGTCGCTCTTTCAGCGCCACCATGGAGAGAAAGGGGGCTGGAAGGTGGGAAACAAGACTCTGCTGTtcctgtgtggtttttttccttggtggAATGGTCtcttttttcctagttttttttctctgcattaagCATTTCATTTGCACTGTGTCGGCAATGACTCGCAACAAAGAACCAGCTTGCAACAAGGAAGCGATGAAAGCGCTAACTAAGGAGAACTGGagagaaagtaaaatatattgAGGGAGGCTTGGACAGGATGTTTGGCCTTCTTGTAATAGTGGACTAtcttaaagtatttttctgtgttctgtagTGCAGGAGAACTCTGACCATGCCTGCAGGAACATAGCAGTGCGTGGTCATTAGATTAATTACTAAGGCCATAAGATGAAAATTTGTGACTATAACCACATTCCCAGCTTTTagagcagggatggagccagagTGCATCAGTGCTAGgaattcagcctggagaagagaggtcTCTGGGAAGACATTATAGGGCCTTCcggtactgaaaggggctccaggaaagctggggaggggctctttaggagggcctggagtgacaaaacgagggggaatggctttaaattggaaggaggaagatttagattggacattaggaagaaattgttgatgctgagggtggggaggccctggcccaggctgcccagagcaggggtggctgccccatccctggaggggttcaaggccaggttggatggggcttggagcccctgatcccgtgggaggtgtccctgtccatggcaggggtgggactggatggactttgaggccccttccagcccaaaccagtcCATGGTTCTATGCTGTACTGGTTTACTGGAGGAGCATCACAAGGCATGTAAAGGGGTGCAACGGTTGGGAAGGGCAGCAGAGTGTAAAGCCTCCTGTTCTTAACTATGGAAAAAGTATGCTGAATAAGGCTGCTTCTGAGTTCCCAGAACCTCCATGGTGGCAATTTAAATCCAGTAAGTGACTTGGTTGAAGCAAGGACTGCAGGAGCCTGCCCAGCTGTTGCTGGACGCCCCACACTTTGAAGCCTGAGAAGCTGCTGTATGAGTTGCTTTggctttgttggtttttttaatcatcttttTCGCTTAAGTTTCTTGCATCAAGTATTCACAAGCTTAGGTGAAACAGGTTGGCTGAGTGCTCATGCTGCAGTTTTATGGATAAAGCTGCATAGGAATTTCTGCCAGCGTAACTTTCTGTGCCTGGGAACCCCCTTGAGAACCACGCTGGCTGAAACCCCTGTAGACATGGCCTGGGGAGGCTGTGCGGCTGCTCTGTCTGGTTTGTCTTGTGGCGGGGAGAGCACATTGTCTCCTGCTTCAAGGCGTCAACAACCAGTTCCACTCTTACTCTGGCagtgcaggagggttggaactggatgatcttgaagatcccttccaacccaaaccattctgtgacttcTAAACCCTCCGTGAATGGGAAGGGTGTGGAGTTTGGAGGAGTGAAGTGGCGTCAGAGGGTGAAATGATGCTAACTCATGTGCCCAGGATGTGAACTGGGCAGGTTTGGCCCTAGTGGCTTCCCGAAGAAAAGAGATCTTGGTGATCAGGTTGCTTACATGTCTATGGCTTTTGCCTCCCAACCTGTTGCGTCTTGTGAGCTTCATAGCCGATTTCAGTTGGATTTTGTAGAGGAGCAGAGGTCTTGGCACGGGGAGAacgtggatctgttggagcgaatCCAGAGGAGGAAGCGAAGTGGGAGCCCACTTTGGAAGTGGGAAAGCCTGCTTCATCGGGCACCTCCAGCCAAGCTGGGTGCTGCACAGCAAGGCACTGGAGCCAAGCTGTGGGCGCTGGAAACAATCGGTTAGCTTCTCTTGGTTATAATGCATGGGAATGGCCAATGCCATGTTTTGCCCCTCTGTTGTTTCCATGCTTTGTCCTGAAATGCCCCAAGACTAGTgagcagaaggaaaggcaaATACTCGATGGAGAGATCCAGCTCCTGGGTGTGTGCCACCTCCTGCCCCAGgagagggcagcagcagcccggGAGACAGCCTTTCCTGGCTGCTCCAAagctctcctcttccctgctgGGAGCCGGGGCTTGGAGAGAAACGCACTGTATGCAGGTGGAAGGCAAATAGTTGAAGGGGGCACGATACATTCTGTACTCACAAAacgtggatctgttggagcgagtccagaggaggccgcagaagtgatccaagggctggagcacctcccatatgaaaacaggctgagagctggggttgttcagcctggagaagagaaggctgcggggagaccttagagcagcttccagtactgaaaggggctccaggaaagctggggaggggctctggatcagggagggcagggataggacagggagaacagttttcagctgcaagaggggagattgagatgagatgttaggaagaaatgttttgctgtgtgggtggggaggccctggcccaggctgcccagagcaggggtggctgccccatccctggaggtgtccaaggccaggctggatgggacttggagcccctgatccagtgggaggtgtccctgcccatggcaggggtgggactggatgggctttaaggcccttTCTGACACACACCATTCCGTGATTCCTCTGAAGTGAGGCTGTGTTGCCTTGGTCTCCAAAACGTGATGGCTACTCAGTGCTTGAGAAGAATCAGGCCGTACCATTAGAGATTTAGTTATCATTTAGTGACAATTCTTTATGCTGAGATTTCAGTCGTCTCCTTTCATGTGTGTAGGTGGAAGGGGGCTTCAGACCAGGCTACAGAGAGGAGTTAGAAATAGACCGCCTGGGTCGTGCTCTCTGTAAGCCCAAGAGCAGGTTTGAAAACAAACCTGCTTTCTGTTCATTGTTCCCCATCTCCCCTTGGACCTCGGAGCCGATGCTGCTGGCTGTAGAGAAAGGCGTTGCTACCACGTTGGACTGGTTTGTGTTCACCTCCACCCAGCTCCCAGCAAGCTGCAGAGCACACAgccctgaattttttttcttctgcttccgCAGAGACTCCCCAGCTGAATCCTGTGATGGAGCCCCTGTCTTGGATGCTGGGCACCTGGCTCTCGGACCCGCCGGGTAATGGCACTTACCCTACAATGAAacccttccagtacctggaagaGGTGCACATCTCTCACGTGGGGCAGCCCATGCTCAACTTTTCGTAAGTCTGAGGATTTATCTCTGTTGGCAGCAGCTTTTTCATTCTAAGTGACCAAATGTACAATTCCAAGGCCTCATGAACAATAAATCAGAATATGAGCTGAACTTTGATTCTTCTTGAAGCGGGAGAAATAAGTCTGCTCTGTTACTGCCTGCAATTGAAATACTCGGCTCCAGCTCTGTGAAGTAGCTGTGTCTGTAAATTATCCATCATTTTCCATGTTTACGTCTCCCAGCCAGGAAACGCTGTCAGTCTTGCTCTTTTCCAGTCACACTGCAGGCAGTCATGTggttaaagaaaatactgtttcctCTGAGATGAAACCTCACCTCGAATGGTGTGTTCAATTTtaggcctctcactacaagaaagatattgaggggctggagcgtgtccagagaagggaacggagctggggaaggggctggagaacaagggttctgagGAGAAGCTGGGGGacctgggactgtttagcctggagaaaaggaggctgagggggagacctcatcgctctctgcagctcctgaaaggaggttgtggtgaggtgggtgttgggctcttctcccggGTGACAGGAggcaggacgagaggaaatggcctcaagtcacGCTaaggcaggtttagattggacatcaggaaaaatgtcttcaccaaaagggttctggggccctggcagaggctgcacaggaggtggtggagtccccatccctggaggggtttggcaggcaggtggatgaggtgctcagggatctggtttagtagcagGCAAGCACGGTTGGGCTCCGTGATCTCAAAGGGCTTCCCgactaaatgattctgtgattctataaaaccAGGCCGAACGCCGTATCGTCAGCGTAACGAACAGCAGcctctgtgttttgctttcccCTCAGGTTCAACGCCTTCCATCCGGACACCAGGAAGCCCATGCACCGGGAATGTGGATTCATCCGCCTCAAACCCGACACTAACAAGGTGGCCTTCATCAGTGCCCAGAACACAGGTACGGGATAGCCATGCTGGGGAAGAGAGGCGCTCCTCGCCTCACTGGGCCATTGCGTTACTTTTCCAGAAGATTATTGCTCCTCTCActgttccttttcatttattttcactggatgggctttaaggtcccttccaacccaaaccattccatgattttgtgatttaaaGTCTGTCTGGCGAGGTTTTTCGCGGCAGTATTCAGTGTCTGATGTTGAGTGGATCTGCAGTTGTCAATATGTGTTCATTCAACTCGAACCATTCTTGAGGAAGAGTGGTAGTCTGTTACGTAGCCGAATAATTGTGCTGCTGTGGAGTAATAAGCTTTGTATGCAAATAACACCTATGACCGTGCTTCTCTCTAGGTCtggtggaggtggaggaaggGGAGGTGAATGGACAAGAGCTGTCGATAGCTTCTCACTCCATAGCCAGGATCTCCTTTGCCAAGAAGCCCCACGTAGAGCAGGTGAGTGCACACGTGGCGAGCAGCTCACGCAGTACTGCTCACCCCAGAAGGTGTCTAGTTGACAGGACAGGTCGATTAGCATGCTTTAATTACAGGAGTGGTGCCAGGGCACTGCCTTGCTCTGCGGGTAGTGGTCctgggggctgggagctgctcttTCAGAAAGGGCTGCATTCTTTAGGAGAGAAAAACATCTTCTCCTTTCTTGGCGTGGCTGTAGGGAGCAAATCCTGCCCTCTGTGGCACTGACAGCAACCGCAGGGATGGCAAAGGGAAGGATGACAAAGTGCAGGGAAGAAGTTGAGACCGTGGGTGCCGTTAGCTTGATtcgtttttttcctcctcctcacccccctTTTAGATTACCAGAAAATTCAGGCTCAATTCCGATGGCAAACTCGAACAAACTGTCTCAATGGCAACCACTACGCAGCCCATGACCCAGCACCTCCACATTACCTACAAAAAGGTGATGCCCTGACGCCGGGAGGGCCGGGGTTC
Encoded here:
- the THAP4 gene encoding peroxynitrite isomerase THAP4 isoform X2; its protein translation is MAANAETPQLNPVMEPLSWMLGTWLSDPPGNGTYPTMKPFQYLEEVHISHVGQPMLNFSFNAFHPDTRKPMHRECGFIRLKPDTNKVAFISAQNTGLVEVEEGEVNGQELSIASHSIARISFAKKPHVEQITRKFRLNSDGKLEQTVSMATTTQPMTQHLHITYKKVMP